One Pseudomonas sp. AN-1 genomic region harbors:
- the prfA gene encoding peptide chain release factor 1, whose product MKASLLNKLDTLQDRFEELTALLGDAEVIGDQTKFRAYSREYAEIEPVIEAFRAFRKVQGDLEGAQALLKDSDPDLREMAEEEVAAARAQLEVLEASLQRMLLPKDPNDGRNVFLEIRAGTGGDEAAIFSGDLFRMYSRYAEKQGWRVEILSESEGEHGGYKEVIARVEGDNVYAKLKFESGAHRVQRVPETESQGRIHTSACTVAVLPEPDEQAAIEINPADLRIDTYRASGAGGQHINKTDSAVRITHLPTGMVVECQEERSQHKNRARAMAWLAAKLQDQQDAAAHREMSETRKLLVGSGDRSERIRTYNFPQGRVTDHRINLTLYSLGEVLGGSVEQVIEPLLQEYQADQLAALGD is encoded by the coding sequence ATGAAAGCCTCGCTGCTGAACAAGCTCGATACCCTGCAGGACCGCTTCGAGGAGCTGACCGCGCTGCTCGGCGACGCCGAGGTGATCGGCGACCAGACCAAGTTCCGCGCCTACTCCCGCGAATACGCCGAGATCGAGCCGGTGATCGAAGCCTTCCGCGCCTTCCGCAAGGTGCAGGGCGACCTCGAGGGTGCCCAGGCGCTGCTCAAGGACAGCGACCCGGACCTGCGCGAGATGGCCGAGGAGGAGGTCGCCGCGGCCCGCGCGCAGCTCGAGGTGCTCGAGGCCAGCCTGCAGCGCATGCTGCTGCCGAAAGACCCCAACGACGGCCGCAACGTGTTCCTCGAGATCCGCGCCGGCACCGGCGGCGACGAGGCGGCGATCTTCTCCGGCGACCTGTTCCGCATGTACTCGCGCTACGCCGAGAAGCAGGGCTGGCGCGTCGAGATCCTCTCCGAGAGCGAGGGCGAGCACGGCGGCTACAAGGAGGTGATCGCCCGCGTCGAGGGCGACAACGTCTACGCCAAGCTCAAGTTCGAGTCCGGCGCCCACCGCGTGCAGCGCGTGCCGGAAACCGAATCCCAGGGCCGCATCCACACCTCGGCCTGCACCGTGGCGGTGCTGCCGGAGCCGGACGAGCAGGCGGCCATCGAGATCAACCCGGCCGATCTGCGCATCGACACCTACCGCGCTTCCGGCGCCGGCGGCCAGCACATCAACAAGACCGACTCGGCGGTGCGCATCACCCACCTGCCGACCGGGATGGTGGTCGAGTGCCAGGAAGAGCGCTCGCAGCACAAGAACCGCGCGCGGGCCATGGCCTGGCTGGCGGCCAAGCTGCAGGACCAGCAGGACGCCGCCGCGCACAGGGAGATGTCCGAGACGCGCAAGCTGCTGGTCGGCTCCGGCGACCGCTCCGAGCGCATCCGCACCTACAACTTCCCGCAGGGCCGGGTCACCGACCACCGCATCAACCTGACCCTGTACTCGCTGGGCGAGGTGCTGGGCGGTTCGGTGGAGCAGGTGATCGAGCCGCTGCTGCAGGAATACCAGGCCGACCAGCTGGCGGCGCTGGGCGATTGA
- the hemA gene encoding glutamyl-tRNA reductase, producing MAFLALGINHKTASVAVRERVAFGPEQLVDALQQLCRVTPCREAAILSTCNRSELYLALDEARAEEILAWLAGYHGLSLDELRACAYIHQGNEAVRHMMRVACGLDSMILGEPQILGQMKDAYASAQQAGTLGPLLGRLFQATFSTAKTVRTDTRIGENPVSVAFAAVSLAKQIFSDLGRSQALLIGAGETIALVARHLHEQGVKRIVVANRTLERASALAGEVGGQAVLLADIPEQLVGSDIVISSTASPLPILGKGAVERALKKRKHRPVFMVDIAVPRDIEPEVGELDDVYLYTVDDLHEVIAENLRNRQDAARAAEELVVAGVGAFIERLRERDSVDLLRAYRTRAEQLRDEELTKALRLLGNGSPAEEVLAQLARGLTNKLLHAPSVQLKKFSAAGRHDALAVAQELLDLSGEQHR from the coding sequence ATGGCTTTTCTCGCCCTCGGCATCAACCACAAAACCGCATCGGTGGCGGTCCGCGAGCGCGTGGCCTTCGGCCCCGAGCAACTGGTCGACGCCCTGCAGCAGCTGTGCCGAGTGACGCCGTGCCGCGAGGCGGCGATCCTCTCCACCTGCAACCGCAGCGAGCTGTACCTGGCGCTGGACGAGGCGCGTGCGGAGGAAATCCTCGCCTGGCTGGCCGGCTACCACGGCCTCAGCCTCGACGAGCTGCGTGCCTGCGCCTACATCCACCAGGGCAACGAGGCGGTGCGCCACATGATGCGCGTGGCCTGCGGCCTGGACTCGATGATCCTCGGCGAGCCGCAGATCCTCGGCCAGATGAAGGACGCCTACGCCAGCGCGCAGCAGGCCGGCACCCTCGGCCCGCTGCTCGGCCGGCTGTTCCAGGCCACCTTCAGCACCGCCAAGACGGTGCGCACCGATACCCGCATCGGCGAGAACCCGGTGTCGGTGGCCTTCGCCGCGGTGAGCCTGGCCAAGCAGATCTTCAGCGACCTCGGCCGCAGCCAGGCGCTGCTGATCGGCGCCGGCGAGACCATCGCCCTGGTCGCCCGCCACCTGCACGAGCAGGGGGTCAAGCGCATCGTGGTGGCCAACCGCACCCTCGAGCGCGCCAGTGCGCTGGCCGGCGAGGTCGGCGGCCAGGCCGTGCTGCTCGCCGACATTCCCGAGCAGCTGGTGGGCAGCGACATCGTCATCAGCTCCACCGCCAGCCCGCTGCCGATCCTCGGCAAGGGCGCCGTCGAGCGCGCACTGAAGAAGCGCAAGCACCGCCCGGTGTTCATGGTCGACATCGCCGTGCCGCGCGACATCGAGCCGGAGGTCGGCGAGCTGGACGACGTCTACCTGTACACCGTCGACGACCTGCACGAGGTGATCGCCGAGAACCTGCGCAACCGCCAGGACGCCGCGCGCGCCGCCGAGGAGCTGGTGGTGGCCGGGGTCGGCGCCTTCATTGAGCGCCTGCGCGAGCGCGACAGCGTCGACCTGCTGCGCGCCTACCGCACCCGCGCCGAGCAGCTGCGCGACGAGGAGCTGACCAAGGCCCTGCGCCTGCTCGGCAACGGCAGCCCGGCCGAGGAGGTGCTGGCCCAGCTGGCGCGCGGCCTGACCAACAAGCTGCTGCACGCGCCCAGCGTGCAGCTGAAGAAGTTTTCCGCCGCCGGCCGCCACGATGCGCTGGCCGTGGCCCAGGAACTGCTCGACCTTTCCGGCGAGCAGCATCGCTAA
- a CDS encoding tetratricopeptide repeat protein has protein sequence MNKSLALLTALALLGGCQFLPSTSPDGNPPASESTAAPAKPAAPSASFSQDTLYSLLVAELAGQRDRFDIALANYMEQARATGDPAVAERAFRIAEYLGADEAALETALLWADSAPDNLDAQRIAAIQLARAGRHDEAMGYMEQVLKAKGDTHFDFLALSAAQLDPEARAGLRQSFERLLERHPDNAQLLFGRAVLLQQDGRSEEALASLEAHPAGSREVAPLLLRARLLRSLGRGDEALRVLEGGIRLHPDDKRLRLTYARQLLEDERLEDAHQQFRELLRRFPEDDDLRLSLALVSLEAEAWDEARPLLQELIERDAHVDAAHLNLGRIAEQDGDRATALREYAAVGPGNDYLAAQVRRTELLVKNGRVAEAQRLLAGARDSQPDYALQLYLIEIESLTNQDRLDDAWQRTAEALEQFPEDLNLLYTRAMLAEKRGDLAGLERDLRFIIGREPENAMALNALGYTLADRTTRYAEAHALIEKAYALNPDDPAILDSLGWVNYRLGNLAEAEKLLRQALARMPDHEVAAHLGEVLWASGKQAEAREVWRKALADTPDSDILRDTLKRLTGKVKP, from the coding sequence ATGAACAAATCCCTCGCGCTGCTGACTGCCCTGGCGTTGCTGGGCGGTTGCCAGTTCCTGCCCTCCACTAGCCCCGACGGCAACCCGCCTGCGTCCGAGTCGACCGCGGCGCCGGCCAAGCCCGCCGCGCCCAGCGCCTCGTTCAGCCAGGACACCCTGTACAGCCTGCTGGTGGCCGAGCTGGCCGGCCAGCGCGACCGCTTCGACATCGCCCTGGCCAACTACATGGAGCAGGCCCGCGCCACCGGCGATCCGGCGGTGGCCGAGCGCGCCTTCCGCATCGCCGAATACTTGGGCGCCGACGAGGCCGCCCTGGAGACCGCCCTGCTGTGGGCCGACAGCGCCCCGGACAACCTCGACGCCCAGCGCATCGCCGCCATCCAGCTGGCCCGCGCCGGCCGCCACGACGAGGCCATGGGCTACATGGAGCAGGTGCTCAAGGCCAAGGGCGACACCCACTTCGACTTCCTCGCCCTCAGCGCCGCCCAGCTCGACCCCGAGGCCCGCGCCGGCCTGCGGCAGAGCTTCGAGCGCCTGCTCGAGCGCCATCCGGACAACGCCCAGCTGCTGTTCGGCCGCGCCGTGCTGCTGCAGCAGGACGGCCGCAGCGAGGAGGCGCTTGCCAGCCTGGAGGCGCACCCGGCCGGCAGCCGCGAGGTCGCCCCGCTGCTGCTGCGCGCCCGCCTGCTGCGCTCGCTCGGCCGCGGCGACGAGGCCCTCAGGGTGCTCGAGGGCGGCATCCGCCTGCACCCCGACGACAAGCGCCTGCGCCTGACCTACGCCCGCCAGTTGCTCGAGGACGAGCGCCTGGAGGATGCCCACCAGCAGTTCCGCGAACTGCTCAGGCGCTTCCCCGAGGACGACGACCTGCGCCTGTCGCTGGCCCTGGTCAGCCTCGAGGCCGAGGCCTGGGACGAGGCCCGCCCGCTGCTGCAGGAGCTGATCGAGCGCGACGCCCACGTCGACGCCGCCCACCTCAACCTCGGCCGCATCGCCGAGCAGGACGGCGATCGCGCCACCGCGCTGCGCGAATACGCCGCGGTCGGCCCGGGCAACGACTACCTGGCGGCGCAGGTGCGCCGCACCGAGCTACTGGTCAAGAACGGGCGCGTCGCCGAGGCCCAGCGCCTGCTGGCCGGCGCCCGCGACAGCCAGCCGGACTACGCCCTGCAGCTGTACCTGATCGAGATCGAGAGCCTGACCAACCAGGATCGCCTCGACGATGCCTGGCAGCGCACTGCCGAAGCGCTCGAGCAGTTCCCCGAGGATCTCAACCTGCTCTACACCCGCGCCATGCTGGCCGAGAAGCGCGGCGACCTGGCCGGGCTGGAGCGCGACCTGCGCTTCATCATCGGGCGCGAGCCGGAAAACGCCATGGCCCTCAACGCCCTCGGCTACACCCTGGCCGACCGCACCACCCGCTACGCCGAGGCCCACGCGCTGATCGAGAAGGCCTACGCGCTGAACCCGGACGACCCGGCGATCCTCGACAGCCTCGGCTGGGTCAACTACCGCCTGGGCAATCTGGCCGAAGCCGAGAAGCTGCTGCGCCAGGCCCTGGCGCGCATGCCCGACCATGAGGTCGCCGCCCACCTCGGCGAGGTGCTGTGGGCCAGCGGCAAGCAGGCCGAGGCCCGCGAAGTCTGGCGCAAGGCCCTGGCCGACACGCCGGACAGCGACATCCTGCGCGACACCCTCAAGCGCCTGACCGGCAAGGTGAAGCCGTGA
- the lolB gene encoding lipoprotein insertase outer membrane protein LolB has protein sequence MRLHHLLFAGLLLLAGCAGIGPREDLGGQGSPAAWRQHKTQVAAIDGWQISGKVGIRAPQDSGSGVLFWLQRRDYYDIRLSGPLGRGATRLTGREGDILLEVANQGRYQAASPEALLEEQIGWRLPVSHLLWWIRGLPAPDSKSRLTLDADSRLARLEQDGWRIEYADYRQQAGFWLPQRLKLLGENLDITLVIKDWQPRRLGL, from the coding sequence GTGAGACTGCACCACCTGCTGTTCGCCGGCCTGCTGCTGCTCGCCGGTTGCGCCGGCATCGGCCCGCGCGAGGATCTCGGCGGCCAGGGCAGCCCCGCCGCCTGGCGCCAGCACAAGACCCAGGTCGCCGCCATCGACGGCTGGCAGATCAGCGGCAAGGTCGGCATCCGCGCGCCGCAGGACTCCGGCAGCGGCGTGCTGTTCTGGCTGCAGCGCCGCGACTACTACGACATCCGCCTGTCCGGCCCGCTCGGCCGCGGCGCCACCCGCCTGACCGGCCGCGAGGGCGACATCCTCCTCGAGGTGGCCAACCAGGGGCGCTACCAGGCCGCATCACCCGAGGCGCTGCTCGAGGAGCAGATCGGCTGGCGCCTGCCGGTCTCCCACCTGCTGTGGTGGATCCGCGGCCTGCCGGCGCCGGACAGCAAGAGCCGGCTGACCCTCGACGCCGACAGCCGCCTGGCGCGCCTGGAGCAGGACGGCTGGCGGATCGAATACGCCGACTACCGCCAGCAGGCCGGCTTCTGGCTGCCGCAACGCCTCAAGCTGCTGGGCGAGAACCTCGACATCACCCTGGTGATCAAGGACTGGCAGCCGCGCCGCCTCGGCCTGTGA
- the ispE gene encoding 4-(cytidine 5'-diphospho)-2-C-methyl-D-erythritol kinase produces MHDATLILPAPAKLNLFLHILGRRADGYHELQTVFQFLDHGDELGFRRREDGEIRLHSEIAGVPHDSNLIVRAARLLQQASGTPLGADIWLDKRLPMGGGIGGGSSDAATTLLGLDHLWRTELGLDRLAELGLSLGADVPVFVRGRAAFAGGVGEQLVPVELEEPWFLVAVPQVSVSTAEIFSAPELTRDTPAIRVCGLPAGGGRNDCQPVVEQRYPEVRNALNLLNNFVPARMTGTGACVFGSFPNRDDADKISRQLPGTLPSFVARGSNISMLHRSLEAVRGK; encoded by the coding sequence ATGCACGACGCCACCCTGATCCTGCCGGCCCCGGCCAAGCTCAACCTGTTCCTGCACATCCTCGGCCGCCGCGCCGACGGCTATCACGAGCTGCAGACGGTGTTCCAGTTCCTCGACCACGGCGACGAACTGGGTTTCCGCCGGCGCGAGGACGGCGAGATCCGCCTGCACAGCGAGATCGCCGGGGTGCCCCACGACAGCAACCTGATCGTGCGCGCCGCGCGCCTGCTCCAGCAGGCATCCGGCACGCCGCTGGGCGCCGACATCTGGCTGGACAAGCGCCTGCCGATGGGCGGCGGCATCGGCGGCGGCAGCTCGGATGCCGCCACCACCCTGCTCGGCCTCGACCACCTGTGGCGGACCGAGCTCGGCCTCGACCGCCTGGCCGAACTCGGCCTGTCGCTGGGCGCCGACGTCCCGGTGTTCGTCCGCGGCCGCGCCGCCTTCGCCGGCGGCGTCGGCGAGCAGCTGGTGCCGGTCGAGCTGGAAGAGCCCTGGTTTCTCGTTGCAGTGCCGCAAGTGTCTGTCAGCACAGCAGAAATTTTCTCCGCGCCGGAGTTGACACGTGACACCCCTGCCATTAGAGTTTGCGGCCTTCCCGCAGGGGGCGGTCGTAACGACTGCCAGCCGGTGGTCGAGCAGCGTTACCCAGAAGTACGTAACGCCTTGAACTTGCTGAACAATTTTGTTCCCGCAAGAATGACCGGCACCGGAGCTTGTGTGTTTGGGAGCTTCCCAAACCGCGACGATGCTGATAAAATCTCGCGCCAGCTTCCGGGCACTCTGCCAAGCTTCGTGGCACGGGGTAGCAACATCTCGATGTTGCACCGCAGTCTCGAGGCAGTGCGCGGGAAGTGA
- a CDS encoding ribose-phosphate pyrophosphokinase: MSKMMVFTGNANPDLARRVVRQLHIPLGDVSVGKFSDGESSVEINENVRGKDVFLIQPTCAPTNDNLMELIVMADAFRRSSASRITAVIPYFGYARQDRRPRSARVAISAKVVADMLTVVGIDRVLTVDLHADQIQGFFDVPVDNIYGSPTLVDDIQAQRFENLMIVSPDIGGVVRARAVAKSLGVDLAIIDKRRPKANVSEVMHIIGDVEGRTCVLVDDMVDTAGTLCHAATALKKHGAAKVYAYCTHPVLSGRAIENIENSTLDELVVTNTIPLSAAAQACERIRQLDIGPVVAEAVRRISNEESISAMFR; this comes from the coding sequence GTGTCCAAGATGATGGTCTTCACGGGGAACGCCAACCCCGATCTCGCCCGCCGTGTCGTGCGTCAGCTGCACATCCCCCTCGGTGACGTTTCCGTAGGCAAGTTCTCCGACGGCGAAAGCAGTGTCGAAATCAACGAGAACGTGCGCGGCAAGGATGTGTTCCTGATCCAGCCGACCTGCGCGCCGACCAACGACAACCTGATGGAACTGATCGTGATGGCCGACGCCTTCCGTCGTTCCTCGGCCAGCCGCATCACCGCGGTCATCCCCTACTTCGGCTATGCCCGCCAGGACCGCCGCCCGCGCTCCGCCCGCGTGGCGATCAGCGCCAAGGTGGTGGCCGACATGCTGACCGTGGTCGGCATCGACCGCGTGCTCACCGTCGACCTGCACGCCGACCAGATCCAGGGCTTCTTCGACGTGCCGGTGGACAACATCTACGGCTCGCCGACCCTGGTCGACGACATCCAGGCCCAGCGCTTCGAGAACCTGATGATCGTCTCCCCGGACATCGGCGGCGTGGTGCGTGCCCGCGCCGTGGCCAAGAGCCTGGGCGTCGACCTGGCGATCATCGACAAGCGCCGGCCGAAGGCCAACGTCTCCGAGGTGATGCACATCATCGGCGACGTCGAGGGGCGCACCTGCGTGCTGGTCGACGACATGGTCGACACCGCCGGCACCCTGTGCCATGCCGCCACCGCGCTGAAGAAGCACGGTGCCGCCAAGGTCTACGCCTACTGCACCCACCCGGTGCTGTCCGGCCGCGCCATCGAGAACATCGAGAATTCGACGCTGGACGAGCTGGTGGTGACCAACACCATCCCGCTGTCCGCCGCTGCCCAGGCCTGCGAGCGCATCCGCCAGCTGGACATCGGTCCGGTGGTCGCCGAGGCCGTGCGCCGCATCAGCAACGAGGAATCCATCAGCGCCATGTTCCGCTGA
- the pth gene encoding aminoacyl-tRNA hydrolase, translating to MTAIQLIVGLGNPGPEYEQTRHNAGALFVEELARKLGVNLATDKKYFGLVGKFSHQGRDVRLLIPTTYMNRSGQSVAALANFFRIPPAAILVAHDELDMPPGTAKLKQGGGHGGHNGLRDIIAQLGNQNSFYRLRLGIGHPGDKNLVSGFVLGRAPRSEQEKLEASIDFALDVLPEMLAGDWTKAMQQLHSQKA from the coding sequence GTGACTGCCATCCAACTGATCGTCGGCCTCGGTAACCCCGGTCCGGAATACGAGCAGACCCGGCACAACGCAGGGGCTCTTTTCGTCGAGGAGCTGGCCCGCAAGCTGGGCGTCAACCTCGCCACCGACAAGAAGTACTTCGGCCTGGTCGGCAAGTTCAGCCATCAGGGCCGCGACGTTCGTCTGCTCATCCCCACCACCTACATGAACCGCAGCGGCCAGTCCGTGGCGGCGCTGGCGAACTTCTTCCGCATTCCGCCGGCGGCCATCCTGGTGGCCCACGACGAACTCGACATGCCCCCCGGCACCGCCAAGCTCAAGCAGGGCGGCGGCCACGGCGGCCACAACGGGCTGCGCGACATCATCGCCCAGCTCGGCAACCAGAATTCCTTCTATCGCCTGCGGCTCGGCATCGGCCACCCCGGCGACAAGAACCTCGTCTCCGGCTTCGTCCTCGGCCGGGCTCCGCGCAGCGAACAGGAAAAGCTCGAGGCGAGCATCGACTTCGCCCTCGACGTGCTGCCGGAAATGCTCGCCGGCGACTGGACCAAGGCCATGCAGCAGCTGCACAGCCAGAAAGCCTGA
- the ychF gene encoding redox-regulated ATPase YchF: protein MGFNCGIVGLPNVGKSTLFNALTKSGIAAENFPFCTIEPNSGIVPMPDPRLDALAEIVKPERVLPTTMEFVDIAGLVAGASKGEGLGNKFLANIRETDAIAHVVRCFEDDNVIHVSNSVDPRRDIEIIDLELIFADLDSCEKQLQKVQRNAKGGDKEALAQKAILEHLIPHFSEGKPARSLMKHMDEEQKRVIRGFHLLTSKPVMYIANVAEDGFDANPHLDVVRAIAEEEGAIVVPVCNKIEAEIAELDDDEEKQMFLESMGMEEPGLNRVIRAGYQLLGLQTYFTAGVKEVRAWTVKIGATAPQAAAVIHTDFEKGFIRAEVIAYDDFIQYRGEAGAKEAGKWRLEGKDYIVKDGDVMHFRFNV, encoded by the coding sequence ATGGGATTCAACTGCGGCATCGTCGGCCTGCCCAACGTCGGCAAGTCCACCCTGTTCAACGCCCTGACCAAGTCCGGCATCGCCGCGGAGAACTTCCCGTTCTGCACCATCGAGCCGAACAGCGGCATCGTACCGATGCCCGACCCGCGCCTCGACGCGCTGGCCGAGATCGTCAAGCCCGAGCGCGTGCTGCCGACCACCATGGAGTTCGTCGACATCGCCGGCCTGGTCGCCGGCGCCTCCAAGGGTGAGGGCCTGGGCAACAAGTTCCTCGCCAACATCCGCGAGACCGACGCCATCGCCCACGTGGTGCGCTGCTTCGAGGACGACAACGTGATCCACGTGTCCAACTCGGTCGATCCCCGGCGCGACATCGAGATCATCGACCTCGAGCTGATCTTCGCCGACCTCGACAGCTGCGAGAAGCAGCTGCAGAAGGTGCAGCGCAACGCCAAGGGCGGCGACAAGGAAGCCCTGGCGCAGAAGGCCATCCTCGAGCATCTGATCCCCCACTTCAGCGAAGGCAAGCCGGCACGCTCGCTGATGAAGCACATGGACGAGGAGCAGAAGCGCGTCATCCGCGGCTTCCACCTGCTGACCAGCAAGCCGGTGATGTACATCGCCAACGTCGCCGAGGACGGCTTCGACGCCAACCCCCACCTCGACGTGGTGCGCGCCATCGCCGAGGAAGAAGGCGCCATCGTGGTGCCGGTGTGCAACAAGATCGAGGCGGAGATCGCCGAGCTCGACGACGACGAGGAGAAGCAGATGTTCCTCGAGTCGATGGGCATGGAGGAACCGGGCCTCAACCGGGTGATCCGCGCCGGCTACCAGCTGCTCGGCCTGCAGACCTACTTCACCGCCGGGGTGAAGGAAGTGCGCGCCTGGACCGTGAAGATCGGCGCCACCGCCCCGCAGGCCGCCGCGGTGATCCACACCGACTTCGAGAAGGGCTTCATCCGCGCCGAGGTCATCGCCTACGACGACTTCATCCAGTACCGCGGCGAAGCCGGCGCCAAGGAAGCCGGCAAGTGGCGCCTGGAAGGCAAGGACTACATCGTCAAGGACGGCGACGTGATGCACTTCCGCTTCAACGTCTGA
- a CDS encoding ornithine cyclodeaminase: MTRYIDVNDLSRLVARQGLTTCLAEMTEYLRQDYLRWPEFEKCARVANHSADGVIELMPVSDAALYAFKYVNGHPKNTRDGMLTVMAFGALGDVATGKPVLLSELTLTTALRTAATSVLAASVLARKNARSMALIGNGSQSEFQAIAFHHILGIDEIRLYDVDPQATRKLARNLAGFPGIKVIIAESTAAAVRGADIVTTVTADKTNATILTPEMIEPGMHLNGVGGDCPGKTELHRSIVEAASVFVEYEPQSRIEGEIQQLPAGSPTTELWQVLSGAAAGRRSEAEVTLFDSVGFALEDYSALRYVRDVAERLDIGSLIELVPSPRDPKNLFALLGEGVEQPLLKRA, encoded by the coding sequence ATGACCCGCTATATCGACGTCAACGACCTGAGCCGCCTGGTGGCCCGCCAGGGCCTGACCACCTGCCTGGCCGAGATGACCGAGTACCTGCGCCAGGACTACCTGCGCTGGCCGGAGTTCGAGAAGTGCGCCCGGGTGGCCAACCACTCGGCCGACGGCGTGATCGAGCTGATGCCGGTGTCCGACGCCGCTCTGTACGCGTTCAAGTACGTCAACGGCCATCCGAAGAACACCCGCGACGGCATGCTCACCGTGATGGCCTTCGGCGCCCTCGGCGACGTCGCCACCGGCAAGCCGGTGCTGCTCAGCGAGCTGACCCTGACCACCGCCCTGCGCACCGCCGCCACCTCGGTGCTGGCCGCCAGCGTGCTGGCACGCAAGAACGCGCGCAGCATGGCGCTGATCGGCAACGGCTCGCAGAGCGAGTTCCAGGCCATCGCCTTCCACCACATCCTCGGCATCGACGAGATCCGCCTGTACGACGTCGACCCGCAGGCCACCCGCAAGCTGGCACGCAACCTGGCCGGCTTCCCGGGCATCAAGGTGATCATCGCCGAGTCCACCGCTGCGGCGGTGCGCGGCGCCGACATCGTCACCACGGTGACCGCCGACAAGACCAACGCCACCATCCTCACCCCGGAGATGATCGAGCCGGGCATGCACCTCAACGGCGTGGGCGGCGACTGCCCGGGCAAGACCGAGCTGCACCGCAGCATCGTCGAGGCGGCCAGCGTGTTCGTCGAGTACGAGCCGCAGAGCCGCATCGAGGGCGAGATCCAGCAGCTGCCGGCCGGCTCGCCTACCACCGAGCTGTGGCAGGTGCTGAGCGGCGCCGCCGCCGGCCGGCGCAGCGAGGCGGAAGTCACCCTGTTCGACTCGGTGGGCTTCGCCCTTGAGGACTACTCGGCCCTGCGCTACGTGCGCGACGTCGCCGAGCGCCTGGACATCGGCAGCCTGATCGAGCTGGTGCCCAGCCCGCGCGATCCGAAGAACCTGTTCGCCCTGCTCGGCGAGGGCGTCGAGCAGCCGCTGCTCAAGCGCGCCTGA
- the rocF gene encoding arginase: MSAFHAPSPLPKTVSLVGAPTDVGAGARGASMGPEALRVAGLESALRERGFHVLDRGNLSGPANPWLPPQQGYRHLAEVIAWNQAVHDAIYAELREERLPILLGGDHCLGVGSISAVARHCRDTGKKLRIIWLDAHADFNTSQLTPSGNLHGMPVACLCGDGPRELVEMAGQVPAIQPQWIRQIGIRSVDEGERVRVHEAGLEVMDMRYLDEVGMRAAMQQALADLDDDTHLHVSFDVDFLDPEIAPGVGTTVPGGPSYREAQLCMEMIADTGLLRSLDIVELNPALDQCNRTARVAVELTESLFGKSTLMRAAR; the protein is encoded by the coding sequence GTGTCTGCCTTTCATGCCCCGTCCCCCCTGCCCAAGACCGTCAGCCTGGTCGGGGCGCCCACCGATGTCGGCGCCGGCGCCCGCGGTGCCTCCATGGGGCCGGAGGCCCTGCGCGTCGCCGGCCTGGAGAGCGCGCTGCGCGAGCGCGGCTTCCACGTGCTCGACCGCGGTAACCTGAGCGGCCCGGCAAATCCCTGGCTGCCGCCGCAGCAGGGCTACCGCCATCTGGCGGAAGTGATCGCCTGGAACCAGGCGGTGCACGATGCTATCTACGCTGAGCTGCGCGAGGAACGCCTGCCGATCCTGCTCGGCGGCGACCACTGCCTGGGCGTCGGCTCGATCAGTGCGGTGGCCCGCCACTGCCGTGATACCGGCAAGAAGCTGAGGATCATCTGGCTGGACGCCCACGCCGACTTCAACACCTCGCAGCTCACCCCGTCGGGCAACCTCCACGGCATGCCGGTGGCCTGCCTGTGCGGCGACGGCCCGCGCGAACTGGTCGAGATGGCCGGCCAGGTTCCGGCGATCCAGCCGCAGTGGATCCGTCAGATCGGCATCCGCAGCGTCGACGAGGGCGAGCGCGTGCGCGTCCACGAGGCCGGCCTCGAGGTGATGGACATGCGCTACCTCGACGAGGTGGGCATGCGCGCCGCCATGCAGCAGGCGCTGGCCGACCTCGACGACGACACCCACCTGCACGTCAGCTTCGACGTCGACTTCCTCGACCCGGAGATCGCCCCCGGGGTCGGCACCACGGTGCCCGGCGGGCCGAGCTACCGCGAGGCGCAGCTGTGCATGGAGATGATCGCCGACACCGGCCTGCTGCGCTCGCTGGACATCGTCGAGCTGAATCCGGCGCTGGACCAGTGCAACCGCACCGCCCGGGTGGCGGTGGAGCTGACCGAGAGCCTGTTCGGCAAATCGACGCTGATGCGCGCCGCGCGCTGA
- a CDS encoding Lrp/AsnC family transcriptional regulator: protein MHDQPDDLDRRLLALLREDGRASTAALAERLKVSRGTVQNRIDRLQRSGLLVGFTIKLRNELESSGVRAITLIELRGGASDAVIAALRQIPEVVQVHTTNGRWDLVAEIHTGTLVEFDRVLRELRAIKGVANSESNLLLAAYK from the coding sequence ATGCATGACCAACCCGATGACCTCGACCGCCGCCTGCTCGCCCTGCTGCGCGAGGACGGTCGCGCCTCCACCGCCGCCCTGGCCGAACGCCTCAAGGTCTCGCGCGGCACGGTGCAGAACCGCATCGACCGCCTGCAGCGCTCCGGCCTGCTGGTCGGCTTCACCATCAAGCTGCGCAACGAGCTGGAAAGCAGCGGCGTGCGCGCCATCACCCTGATCGAGCTGCGCGGCGGCGCCAGCGACGCGGTGATCGCCGCCCTGCGCCAGATCCCCGAGGTGGTGCAGGTGCATACCACCAATGGCCGCTGGGATCTGGTGGCGGAGATCCATACCGGCACCCTGGTCGAATTCGACCGGGTGCTGCGCGAGCTGCGCGCGATCAAGGGCGTCGCCAACTCGGAGAGCAACCTGCTGCTGGCGGCCTACAAGTGA